The proteins below come from a single Archangium lipolyticum genomic window:
- a CDS encoding MlaD family protein, whose amino-acid sequence MDERRLEMKVGALVLAALVGVLGLLWLMGELRTGGETVLSVDFAHTGNVVKGAPVKLGGVAVGRVEEIHLQPDRRDEQGRPLPVRMGVWVKPEVQAALRADTRVTVATVGPLGEPYLELNPGSASASPLSSGVALRGTDAPRLDLVAQQLSAFLDVASGALADDPEGLRKLAANVSRLTTTMESVLNENRGDLRTLAGELSAAAKDLRTLARVARETMQPGGAGARLLGDAADAAALVKRELPDISGTAARTLNGLSAVTSQLDAKDGERLKLALERYSAAGEKLDQIAGRADRLLQRIEAGEGTVGALQKDKQIYEDLRGLLSDLKQHPWKVLWKE is encoded by the coding sequence ATGGATGAGCGTCGCTTGGAGATGAAGGTGGGCGCGCTGGTGCTGGCGGCACTGGTGGGAGTGCTCGGGCTGCTGTGGCTGATGGGCGAGCTGCGGACGGGTGGCGAGACGGTGCTCTCGGTGGACTTCGCACACACGGGCAACGTGGTGAAGGGCGCGCCGGTGAAGCTGGGAGGCGTGGCGGTGGGCCGGGTGGAGGAGATCCACCTGCAGCCGGACCGGCGCGACGAGCAGGGCCGGCCGCTGCCGGTGCGGATGGGCGTCTGGGTGAAACCGGAGGTACAGGCGGCACTGCGGGCGGACACGCGGGTGACGGTGGCCACGGTGGGGCCACTGGGCGAGCCGTACCTGGAGCTGAACCCGGGCTCCGCGTCCGCGTCTCCCCTGTCCTCTGGAGTCGCGCTGCGGGGGACGGATGCGCCGCGGTTGGACCTGGTGGCCCAGCAGCTCTCGGCCTTCCTGGACGTGGCGAGCGGGGCACTGGCGGACGACCCCGAGGGGCTGCGGAAGCTGGCGGCCAACGTGTCGCGGCTGACGACCACGATGGAGAGCGTGCTGAACGAGAACCGGGGAGACTTGCGGACGCTGGCGGGCGAGCTGTCCGCGGCGGCGAAGGACCTGCGGACGCTGGCGAGGGTGGCCCGCGAGACGATGCAGCCCGGAGGCGCGGGGGCGCGGCTGCTGGGAGACGCGGCGGACGCGGCGGCGCTGGTGAAGCGCGAGCTGCCCGACATCTCCGGCACGGCGGCGAGGACGCTCAACGGGCTGTCGGCGGTGACGAGCCAGCTGGACGCGAAGGATGGCGAGCGGCTCAAGCTGGCCCTGGAGCGCTACTCGGCGGCGGGCGAGAAGCTCGATCAGATCGCCGGGCGGGCGGACCGGCTGCTCCAGCGCATCGAGGCCGGCGAGGGCACGGTGGGAGCGCTGCAGAAGGACAAGCAGATCTACGAAGACCTGCGGGGGCTGCTCTCGGACCTCAAACAACACCCCTGGAAGGTGCTCTGGAAGGAGTGA